One genomic window of Halorubrum hochsteinianum includes the following:
- a CDS encoding DUF7545 family protein yields the protein MGDTETYTVTGPDGDEESFELPAGLVDVLSEQGEPSTAVVSDVVVQAMAQQAHVIVHHSEGDVPEDIAEMEETAAELFEERFGQPLEEALGHSH from the coding sequence ATGGGAGACACCGAGACCTACACGGTCACCGGTCCCGACGGTGACGAAGAGTCGTTCGAACTGCCCGCCGGCCTCGTCGACGTGCTCAGCGAACAGGGCGAGCCGTCGACCGCGGTCGTCTCGGACGTGGTCGTCCAGGCGATGGCCCAGCAGGCGCACGTCATCGTCCACCACAGCGAGGGGGACGTGCCCGAGGACATCGCGGAGATGGAGGAGACGGCCGCGGAGCTGTTCGAGGAGCGCTTCGGACAGCCCCTCGAAGAGGCGCTCGGCCACTCGCACTGA
- a CDS encoding GIY-YIG nuclease family protein, whose product MSDAAGGSYTLVVDLAADATLSAGALGDHRLPGGAYAYTGSALGSGGFSRVDRHRRTARGDHDVRHWHVDYLLGHPAARIDRVVRSRGVDVECAVARRLPDGPIDGFGASDCGCPSHLAGSGAGGSGSDSDRADALDALAERALAAHGAAVAETDDPDATVEVVAGSEE is encoded by the coding sequence ATGAGCGACGCCGCCGGCGGCAGCTACACGCTCGTCGTCGACCTCGCGGCGGACGCGACGCTGTCCGCGGGCGCGCTCGGCGACCATCGCCTTCCGGGCGGCGCGTACGCCTACACCGGGAGCGCGCTCGGGTCCGGCGGCTTCTCCCGGGTCGACAGACACCGGCGGACCGCGCGCGGCGACCACGACGTGCGCCACTGGCACGTCGACTACCTGCTCGGGCACCCGGCGGCGCGAATCGACCGCGTCGTCCGGAGCCGCGGCGTCGACGTCGAGTGCGCGGTCGCGCGTCGGCTTCCGGACGGACCGATCGACGGGTTCGGGGCCTCCGACTGCGGCTGCCCGAGTCACCTGGCCGGGAGCGGTGCGGGGGGTTCGGGGTCGGACTCGGACCGGGCCGACGCCCTCGACGCCCTCGCCGAGCGCGCGCTGGCGGCGCACGGGGCGGCGGTCGCGGAGACCGACGACCCGGACGCGACCGTCGAGGTCGTCGCCGGTTCCGAGGAGTGA
- a CDS encoding acyl-CoA thioesterase: protein MDETATLGSSHTEMTEMLLPNDTNNLGRALGGTVLHWMDICGAIAGMRFANRQVVTASMDHVDFIAPIEMGEVAIIEGYVFNTGRTSVDVKVDVRAENPRTDETRRTTTSYFTFVALDEEGRPTPVPDLECPSEDERVLRDDALEGREEQLRQVVDRYDL, encoded by the coding sequence ATGGACGAGACGGCCACCCTCGGCTCCTCCCACACCGAGATGACGGAGATGCTGCTGCCGAACGACACGAACAACCTCGGCCGCGCGCTCGGTGGGACGGTGTTACACTGGATGGACATCTGCGGTGCCATCGCCGGTATGCGGTTCGCGAACCGGCAGGTGGTCACCGCCTCGATGGACCACGTCGACTTCATCGCGCCCATCGAGATGGGCGAGGTCGCCATCATCGAGGGGTACGTGTTCAACACCGGCCGGACAAGCGTCGACGTGAAGGTCGACGTTCGCGCCGAGAACCCCCGCACGGACGAGACGCGCCGGACGACCACCTCCTACTTCACCTTCGTCGCGCTCGACGAGGAGGGACGCCCGACCCCGGTACCGGACCTGGAGTGCCCGTCCGAGGACGAGCGCGTCCTCCGCGACGACGCCCTAGAGGGCCGCGAGGAACAGCTCCGACAGGTCGTCGATCGGTACGACCTCTGA
- a CDS encoding bifunctional nuclease family protein → MEHEAEVVGVGAGSAPSGDVPAVILSARGEYVPIFVSGDQAQSIGMALEGEPFDRPLTHDLLVEILTEFGGAIDRVRVDDLRDGTFYAKVDAERYDDGEPERFVFDARPSDALALAVRVDCPIVVTDAVIDEAGRPPDSIRFSGDGDPSEER, encoded by the coding sequence ATGGAACACGAGGCCGAGGTCGTCGGGGTCGGTGCGGGCTCAGCGCCGAGCGGCGACGTCCCGGCGGTGATCCTCTCGGCGCGCGGCGAGTACGTCCCGATATTCGTCAGCGGCGACCAGGCGCAGTCGATCGGGATGGCGCTCGAAGGCGAACCGTTCGACCGACCGCTCACCCACGACCTGCTCGTCGAGATCCTCACGGAGTTCGGCGGCGCTATCGACCGCGTCCGCGTCGACGACCTCCGCGACGGCACCTTCTACGCGAAGGTCGACGCCGAGCGGTACGACGACGGCGAGCCGGAGCGGTTCGTCTTCGACGCCCGCCCCTCCGACGCCCTCGCGCTGGCCGTCCGCGTCGACTGCCCCATCGTCGTCACCGACGCGGTGATAGACGAGGCGGGCCGTCCGCCGGACTCGATACGCTTCAGCGGCGACGGCGACCCATCCGAGGAACGCTGA
- a CDS encoding ArsR/SmtB family transcription factor, with protein MSRLLPSLPDATPEEREPRVVGVDDDEADDLIAALGSETARTILSTLHDRPATKSELADEVDTSLQNVQYHLSRLDDADLVDVVDTAYSEKGREMDVYAAADEPLVLFSGGSEESAGIKTALMRLLGGYGLIGLAAVAAQRLLAVGSLASAGVSGGDDAGAAADGADGAAADGPTIESAPEPETAADATDGAIELAGDPLAEYAVSLVEPGVVFFLGAALVFTLAWAHWYRSSA; from the coding sequence ATGTCCCGGCTGCTGCCCTCCCTGCCGGACGCGACGCCCGAGGAGCGCGAACCCCGGGTCGTCGGCGTCGACGACGACGAGGCCGACGACCTCATCGCCGCCCTCGGCTCCGAGACCGCTAGGACGATCCTCTCGACGCTCCACGACCGCCCGGCGACGAAGTCCGAGCTCGCCGACGAGGTCGACACCTCCCTCCAGAACGTCCAGTACCACCTCTCGCGGCTTGACGACGCCGACCTCGTCGACGTCGTCGACACCGCCTACTCCGAGAAGGGCCGCGAGATGGACGTGTACGCCGCCGCGGACGAGCCGCTCGTGCTGTTCTCCGGCGGCTCCGAGGAGTCGGCCGGGATCAAGACCGCCCTCATGCGCCTGCTCGGCGGCTACGGGCTGATCGGCCTCGCGGCGGTCGCGGCCCAGCGGCTCCTTGCCGTCGGCTCGCTCGCCAGCGCGGGCGTCTCCGGGGGCGACGACGCCGGAGCCGCCGCCGACGGCGCGGACGGGGCCGCGGCCGACGGGCCGACGATAGAGAGCGCGCCGGAGCCGGAGACGGCGGCGGACGCGACCGACGGCGCGATCGAACTCGCCGGCGACCCGCTGGCGGAGTACGCGGTCTCGCTCGTCGAACCCGGGGTCGTCTTCTTCCTCGGTGCCGCGCTCGTGTTCACGCTCGCGTGGGCGCACTGGTACCGCTCGTCGGCGTAG
- a CDS encoding TraB/GumN family protein translates to MTETSRGSEEEPPSTDGSPRTDGSGLDGAANRGPDGEDGTVTVVGTAHVSERSVDEVEETIERERPDVVAVELDEGRYRQLNGETPDDLDAGDLLKGNTVFQFLAYWMLSYVQTQLGERFDIEPGADMKAAVDVAESLGIDVALVDRDIQTTIQRFWARMTLTEKLRLVGGLAFGVSDPRVAGVIGGLIVGIVAGPAIGLFGGAVGITNAVLTSVAAGILVAVAVGIAVDQIGSLALSPDQRLYAAVGSGLALGVAAGVTGVADGLVSTYLGGFAVTAIGGFGIGIGLGLVVGAVLALAVGSFAGGGGDVEAGGIEELDAADLTDTDVVTMMMEEFRQFSPGGAEALIDERDAFIAHRLVALREAGHDVVAVVGAGHQSGIERYLADPATLPPMSDLVGEESGRGLPWKKAIGYAITVGFVGFFVLLALGGAGNAFLIRLFGAWFLINGAFAFAFAKVAGARWLSAGVGGAVAWMTSINPLLAPGWFTGYVELRSLTVNVADIGALNELLGDESRSMTDLLSAMLDVPLFRLIVVVAMTNVGSIVASFLFAAYVIPAMFGAEVGGVEDVGRLLVDGAVNGADLVRGAVGGLA, encoded by the coding sequence ATGACAGAGACGTCACGGGGGAGCGAGGAGGAACCCCCGTCGACCGACGGGTCCCCGCGGACCGACGGTTCCGGCCTCGACGGGGCGGCGAACCGCGGTCCCGACGGCGAGGACGGGACAGTCACGGTCGTCGGGACCGCGCACGTCTCCGAGCGCTCCGTCGACGAGGTCGAGGAGACGATCGAGCGGGAGCGGCCCGACGTCGTCGCCGTGGAACTCGACGAGGGGCGGTACCGCCAGCTCAACGGCGAGACGCCGGACGACCTCGACGCGGGCGACCTGCTCAAGGGGAACACCGTGTTCCAGTTCCTCGCGTACTGGATGCTCTCGTACGTCCAGACCCAGCTCGGCGAGCGGTTCGACATCGAGCCGGGTGCCGACATGAAGGCCGCCGTCGACGTCGCCGAGTCGCTCGGGATCGACGTCGCCTTGGTCGACCGGGACATCCAGACCACGATCCAGCGGTTCTGGGCGCGCATGACGCTCACCGAGAAGCTCCGGCTCGTGGGCGGGCTCGCGTTCGGCGTCAGCGACCCGCGGGTCGCCGGCGTGATCGGCGGGCTGATAGTCGGGATCGTCGCCGGGCCGGCGATCGGCCTGTTCGGCGGCGCGGTCGGGATCACGAACGCCGTACTGACGAGCGTCGCCGCGGGGATCCTCGTCGCCGTCGCCGTCGGAATCGCCGTCGATCAGATCGGCTCGCTCGCGCTCTCGCCGGACCAGCGGCTCTACGCCGCGGTCGGCTCGGGGCTCGCCCTCGGCGTCGCCGCCGGGGTGACCGGCGTCGCAGACGGGCTCGTCTCGACGTACCTCGGCGGCTTCGCGGTGACCGCGATCGGCGGGTTCGGGATCGGCATCGGTCTCGGGCTGGTCGTCGGCGCGGTCCTCGCGCTGGCCGTGGGGTCGTTCGCCGGCGGCGGAGGCGACGTCGAGGCCGGCGGCATCGAGGAGCTAGACGCCGCCGACCTCACCGACACGGACGTGGTGACGATGATGATGGAGGAGTTCCGCCAGTTCTCCCCGGGCGGCGCGGAGGCGCTCATCGACGAGCGCGACGCGTTCATCGCCCACCGGCTCGTCGCGCTCCGCGAGGCCGGCCACGACGTGGTCGCCGTCGTCGGGGCCGGACATCAGTCGGGGATCGAGCGCTACCTCGCCGACCCCGCGACGCTCCCGCCGATGTCGGACCTGGTCGGCGAGGAGTCCGGCCGGGGGCTCCCGTGGAAGAAGGCGATCGGCTACGCGATCACAGTCGGCTTCGTCGGCTTCTTCGTCCTGCTTGCGCTGGGCGGGGCCGGGAACGCGTTCCTGATCCGGCTGTTCGGCGCGTGGTTCCTGATCAACGGCGCGTTCGCGTTCGCGTTCGCGAAGGTCGCCGGCGCGCGCTGGCTCTCGGCGGGCGTCGGCGGCGCGGTCGCGTGGATGACCTCGATCAACCCGCTGCTCGCGCCCGGCTGGTTCACCGGCTACGTCGAGCTCAGGAGCCTGACGGTGAACGTCGCCGACATCGGGGCGCTCAACGAGCTGCTCGGCGACGAGAGCCGGTCGATGACGGACCTGCTCTCCGCGATGCTGGACGTGCCGCTGTTCCGGCTCATCGTGGTCGTCGCGATGACGAACGTCGGGAGCATCGTCGCGAGCTTCCTCTTCGCGGCGTACGTCATCCCGGCGATGTTCGGAGCCGAGGTGGGCGGCGTCGAGGACGTCGGTCGCCTGCTCGTCGACGGCGCGGTCAACGGGGCCGATCTCGTCCGCGGTGCCGTCGGGGGGCTGGCATGA
- a CDS encoding metalloprotease, translating into MSAGSTLSGRRIAGLYFSGTEIRDLLVAWLALGVAFALFFVGGWNGITRILAAGVLPPLFVALATAGVAFLLHEVAHKVVAVRYDQVAEFRADNSMLFIAVMSSLLGFIFAAPGAVHHRGRLTPREHGHIALAGPAVNLGLMVAFAPIFALGGVLGSDLVTVLGSRGIAINAFLAAFNLVPYGPLDGKTVMAWSKPVWAAVFVPSALLAVGLVFGLGLGFGGPY; encoded by the coding sequence ATGAGCGCCGGCTCGACCCTCTCGGGGCGGCGGATCGCGGGGCTGTACTTCAGCGGCACCGAGATCCGGGACCTCCTCGTCGCGTGGCTCGCGCTCGGCGTGGCGTTCGCCCTGTTCTTCGTCGGCGGCTGGAACGGGATCACTCGGATCCTCGCCGCGGGCGTGCTCCCGCCGCTGTTCGTCGCGCTCGCGACCGCCGGGGTCGCCTTCCTCCTCCACGAGGTCGCCCACAAGGTCGTCGCGGTCCGCTACGACCAGGTCGCGGAGTTCCGCGCGGACAACAGCATGCTGTTTATCGCCGTGATGAGCTCGCTTTTGGGCTTCATCTTCGCCGCGCCGGGCGCGGTCCATCACCGCGGGCGGCTCACCCCGCGCGAACACGGGCACATCGCGCTCGCCGGCCCGGCCGTGAACCTCGGGCTGATGGTCGCGTTCGCCCCGATTTTTGCCCTCGGCGGCGTCCTCGGGAGCGACCTCGTGACCGTCCTCGGCTCCCGCGGGATCGCGATCAACGCGTTCCTCGCGGCGTTCAACCTGGTCCCGTACGGGCCCCTCGACGGGAAGACCGTGATGGCGTGGAGCAAGCCGGTGTGGGCGGCCGTCTTCGTGCCCTCGGCGCTGCTCGCGGTCGGGTTGGTGTTCGGCCTCGGACTCGGGTTCGGCGGACCGTACTGA
- the purM gene encoding phosphoribosylformylglycinamidine cyclo-ligase: protein MSEGGGDDDVESAGETDGDELTYADAGVDIDASEAATAALIGAVGSDPDAGDSASDYAGMLDIGDRYLALATDGVGTKLLVAEALGDYSTVGIDCIAMNVNDLVAAGVRPVAFVDYLAVDEPDERFAEQVGEGLSRGAELADIELVGGETAVMPDVIQGLDLAGACVGLAAKDGVFDGRAEPGDALVGWRSAGIHSNGLTLAREAVTRDHDYADACPFDGYETLGEALLEPTAIYTDLLDPMREHGVRGAAHVTGGGWTNLERLGENRYVIDDAFDPQPVFEFVQREGSVPDEEMYRTFNMGTGFVAALDPDAAEELAAETDGRVIGRVEERGEGGDGGSVAIRGLTL from the coding sequence ATGTCCGAGGGCGGCGGGGACGACGACGTGGAATCGGCCGGGGAGACCGACGGCGACGAGCTCACCTACGCGGACGCGGGCGTCGACATCGACGCGAGCGAGGCCGCGACCGCGGCGCTGATCGGCGCGGTCGGGTCCGACCCGGACGCGGGCGACTCGGCGAGCGACTACGCCGGAATGCTCGACATCGGCGACCGCTACCTCGCGCTCGCGACCGACGGGGTGGGGACGAAGCTGCTCGTCGCGGAGGCGCTCGGCGACTACTCGACGGTCGGGATCGACTGTATCGCGATGAACGTCAACGACCTCGTCGCTGCCGGCGTCCGGCCGGTCGCGTTCGTCGACTACCTCGCGGTCGACGAGCCGGACGAGCGGTTCGCCGAGCAGGTCGGCGAGGGGCTTTCGCGGGGGGCGGAGCTGGCCGACATCGAACTCGTCGGCGGCGAGACCGCGGTGATGCCCGACGTGATTCAGGGACTTGACCTCGCGGGTGCCTGCGTCGGCCTCGCCGCGAAGGACGGGGTGTTCGACGGCCGAGCGGAGCCGGGCGACGCCCTGGTCGGCTGGCGCTCCGCCGGGATCCACTCGAACGGGCTCACGCTGGCGCGGGAGGCCGTCACGCGCGACCACGACTACGCCGACGCGTGCCCGTTCGACGGGTACGAGACACTCGGCGAGGCGCTGCTCGAACCGACCGCGATATACACCGACCTGCTCGACCCGATGCGCGAGCACGGCGTGCGCGGCGCGGCCCACGTCACCGGCGGCGGCTGGACGAACCTCGAACGGCTCGGTGAGAACCGGTACGTGATCGACGACGCGTTCGACCCGCAGCCGGTCTTCGAGTTCGTCCAGCGCGAGGGGAGTGTCCCCGACGAGGAGATGTACCGCACGTTCAACATGGGGACCGGGTTCGTGGCCGCGCTGGACCCCGATGCGGCCGAGGAGCTGGCGGCGGAGACGGACGGGCGCGTGATCGGGCGCGTGGAGGAGCGAGGCGAGGGGGGCGACGGGGGATCCGTCGCGATCCGCGGGCTGACGTTGTAG
- a CDS encoding response regulator produces the protein MSEQRATTTGATVLVVDDDRKTADLYAEFPDGYAVSTAYSGAEALEILDDTVDVVLLDRRMPTMTGDDVLRSIRERDLGCRVVMVTAADPDLDVLELPFDDYLVKPVSPDRLRDAVSQMYVRNGCDDTLQELFATASKMATVESKMSLADLESSQTYAALGAEFDRLRAEVEARDAERDTYVEFTDEKLRSLLG, from the coding sequence ATGAGTGAACAGAGAGCAACGACCACCGGGGCGACCGTGCTGGTCGTCGACGACGACAGGAAAACGGCGGACCTCTACGCGGAGTTCCCCGACGGGTACGCGGTTTCGACCGCCTACTCCGGTGCCGAGGCGCTGGAAATCCTCGACGACACGGTAGATGTCGTCCTGCTCGACCGCCGGATGCCGACGATGACCGGTGACGACGTGCTGCGATCGATCCGGGAGCGGGACCTCGGGTGCCGGGTCGTGATGGTCACGGCGGCCGATCCCGATCTCGACGTCCTCGAACTGCCGTTCGACGACTACCTCGTCAAACCGGTCTCGCCGGACCGGCTCCGCGACGCGGTCTCGCAGATGTACGTCCGCAACGGGTGTGACGACACGCTTCAGGAGCTGTTCGCGACCGCGTCGAAGATGGCGACCGTCGAGTCCAAGATGAGCCTCGCCGACCTCGAGTCCAGTCAGACGTACGCGGCCCTCGGGGCGGAGTTCGACAGACTGCGGGCCGAGGTCGAGGCCCGCGACGCGGAGCGAGACACGTACGTCGAGTTCACCGACGAGAAGCTCCGGAGCCTACTGGGCTGA
- a CDS encoding DUF6360 family protein — protein sequence MSNRLLRVNAYTTLDFVDGRVRAHEFETEAPGVVNVTAPREDPEHVSLQVELDGTAVDDLPAHAEEFDLSPAQARELADALNDTADRVEAARADSADGDAD from the coding sequence ATGAGCAACCGACTGCTGCGCGTCAACGCGTACACCACGCTCGACTTCGTCGACGGCCGGGTCCGCGCCCACGAGTTCGAGACGGAAGCGCCCGGCGTCGTGAACGTCACCGCGCCGCGCGAGGACCCCGAGCACGTCAGCCTACAGGTCGAACTCGACGGGACCGCCGTCGACGACCTCCCCGCGCACGCCGAGGAGTTCGACCTCTCGCCGGCGCAGGCTCGGGAGCTCGCGGACGCGCTCAACGACACCGCGGACCGCGTCGAGGCGGCGCGCGCGGACTCCGCCGACGGCGACGCCGACTGA
- a CDS encoding nitrite/sulfite reductase: MPTDVENWKSEVYGNEVRDRLFEFAEEGFDSIPDDERDAWFERFKWWGLYHQRNGQEGYFMLRIGTPNGVLEPGQLRVVGEIADEYARGPGTNPIFGDAYADFTTRQSIQLHWIELSDVPAIFEKLEANGLSTQQACGDSWRNIVGNPVAGKDGQEVIDAWPVIRELNETFKGNDDHANLPRKWKVSVTGSADGSGQGDINDLAFEPAYKEIGGGESGVDDDGSEDAVGFNVRVGGGLSRNEPRLARDIDVWVPPEKVPDVAGGLSALFRDNGDREDRYNARIKFLVDEWGPERVRETLQDEYVDFELKTAGRDVREEYTYNTGSGERNDLIGVHDQKDGRNFVGLNVLVGRMGAEDVLELADLADEYGSGEVRLSQRQNVTVTDVPDDALDDFREEPLLEHYSPSPSPFMRGSVACTGTEFCSLSIVETKNRQVRFARWLKENVELPDGVDEFHVHLSGCTASCAQPQIADVSLRGMKTRKDGDPVEALDVGLGGGLGEEPGFARWVTQRVPADEVPGAIANLVEGFAAERNEDESFRAFVARHDDEELDALVEPEETDYEDPMLHNTKRTWYPYAENDAMEDAPPAPSDD, translated from the coding sequence ATGCCAACGGACGTAGAGAACTGGAAATCCGAGGTCTACGGGAACGAGGTCCGAGACCGCCTCTTCGAGTTCGCCGAGGAGGGCTTCGACTCGATCCCGGACGACGAGCGAGACGCGTGGTTCGAGCGCTTCAAATGGTGGGGGCTGTACCACCAGCGGAACGGTCAGGAGGGCTACTTCATGCTGCGGATCGGGACGCCGAACGGCGTCCTCGAACCGGGACAGCTCCGGGTCGTCGGCGAGATCGCCGACGAGTACGCCCGCGGCCCCGGGACGAACCCGATCTTCGGCGACGCCTACGCCGACTTCACCACCCGGCAGTCGATCCAGCTCCACTGGATCGAGCTCTCCGACGTGCCCGCGATATTCGAGAAGCTGGAGGCGAACGGCCTCTCGACCCAGCAGGCCTGCGGCGACTCCTGGCGCAACATCGTCGGCAACCCCGTCGCGGGCAAGGACGGGCAGGAGGTGATCGACGCGTGGCCGGTCATCCGCGAGCTCAACGAGACGTTCAAGGGCAACGACGACCACGCCAACCTCCCGCGGAAGTGGAAGGTGTCCGTGACCGGCTCCGCCGACGGCTCCGGGCAGGGCGACATCAACGACCTCGCGTTCGAGCCGGCGTACAAGGAGATCGGCGGCGGTGAGAGCGGGGTCGACGACGACGGAAGCGAGGACGCCGTCGGCTTCAACGTGCGGGTCGGCGGCGGCCTCTCGCGCAACGAGCCGCGTCTGGCCCGCGACATCGACGTGTGGGTCCCGCCGGAGAAGGTCCCGGACGTCGCCGGCGGGCTCTCCGCGCTGTTCCGCGACAACGGCGACCGCGAGGACCGCTACAACGCCCGGATCAAGTTCCTCGTCGACGAGTGGGGGCCGGAGAGGGTCCGGGAGACCCTACAGGACGAGTACGTCGACTTCGAGCTGAAGACCGCGGGACGGGACGTCCGCGAAGAGTACACGTACAACACGGGATCGGGCGAGCGCAACGACCTGATCGGCGTTCACGACCAGAAGGACGGCCGCAACTTCGTCGGCCTCAACGTCCTCGTCGGGCGGATGGGTGCCGAAGACGTCCTCGAACTGGCCGACCTGGCCGACGAGTACGGCTCCGGCGAGGTCCGGCTCTCGCAGCGCCAGAACGTCACCGTCACCGACGTGCCGGACGACGCGCTCGACGACTTCCGCGAGGAACCGCTCTTGGAACACTACTCGCCGTCCCCGTCGCCGTTCATGCGCGGCTCGGTCGCGTGTACGGGCACCGAGTTCTGCTCGCTGTCCATCGTCGAGACGAAGAACCGGCAGGTGCGGTTCGCGCGCTGGCTGAAGGAAAACGTCGAGCTCCCCGACGGCGTCGACGAGTTCCACGTTCACCTCTCCGGGTGTACGGCCTCGTGCGCGCAGCCGCAGATCGCCGACGTGAGCCTGCGCGGGATGAAGACCCGCAAGGACGGCGATCCGGTCGAGGCGCTCGACGTCGGCCTCGGGGGCGGACTCGGCGAGGAGCCGGGGTTCGCCCGGTGGGTCACCCAGCGCGTGCCCGCGGACGAGGTGCCCGGCGCGATCGCGAACCTGGTCGAGGGCTTCGCGGCCGAGCGGAACGAGGACGAGTCGTTCCGCGCGTTCGTCGCGCGCCACGACGACGAGGAGCTGGACGCGCTCGTCGAGCCCGAGGAGACGGACTACGAGGACCCGATGCTACACAACACGAAGCGCACGTGGTACCCGTACGCCGAGAACGACGCCATGGAGGACGCCCCGCCCGCGCCGTCGGACGACTGA
- a CDS encoding SLATT domain-containing protein has translation MTQSNELEDRTEEILHNLKYVYKTHYKMAEGYERRNNFMSFFVAIGTALLAGLLIWESAGENLILTIALIVAIVSWADAILDLGKKSEKHYRAADEYHDLYDEFKDFYNLELATSSSETDENKATYENLIQKRKNIKKSTPRTTNYWYNKLDHDAITESFNDEIENNQATV, from the coding sequence ATGACTCAGAGTAACGAACTGGAAGACCGTACTGAGGAAATCCTACACAATCTAAAGTATGTGTATAAAACTCATTATAAAATGGCAGAAGGATACGAAAGGAGAAACAACTTCATGTCCTTCTTTGTAGCGATAGGAACAGCATTACTCGCTGGGCTATTGATATGGGAATCTGCAGGTGAAAACTTGATCCTCACAATAGCTTTGATAGTAGCAATTGTTTCTTGGGCTGACGCAATTCTTGACTTAGGAAAAAAGTCTGAAAAGCACTACCGCGCTGCCGATGAATACCATGATCTATATGATGAGTTCAAGGATTTTTATAACTTAGAACTAGCAACGAGCAGTTCGGAAACGGATGAAAATAAAGCCACATATGAAAATCTAATACAAAAAAGAAAGAATATAAAGAAGTCGACTCCCAGAACGACAAACTACTGGTACAATAAATTAGATCACGATGCGATAACAGAGTCCTTCAATGACGAAATAGAAAATAATCAAGCAACGGTTTAA
- a CDS encoding CBS domain-containing protein — translation MELPTPQDLRERRTALELTQSELADAADVSQPLIARIEGGDVDPRLSTLRRIVNALQEAEGEVVRAADLMNETVISVAPDDAVSGAVELMEAEAYSQLPVLQNGVPVGSISQGDVVHAGENVGDHPVSEVMSESFPTVAPSATVDEVRNLLDHYKAVMVTDGGETVGIITEADIAAQLS, via the coding sequence ATGGAACTGCCGACGCCACAGGACCTCCGCGAGCGCCGGACGGCGCTGGAGCTGACCCAGAGCGAACTCGCCGACGCCGCGGACGTCTCCCAGCCGCTCATCGCGCGGATCGAGGGCGGCGACGTCGACCCCCGGCTCTCCACACTCCGCCGCATCGTCAACGCCCTCCAGGAGGCGGAAGGCGAGGTCGTCCGCGCGGCCGACCTGATGAACGAGACCGTGATCAGCGTCGCGCCCGACGACGCGGTGAGCGGGGCCGTCGAGCTGATGGAGGCCGAGGCGTACTCGCAGCTCCCGGTCCTCCAGAACGGCGTGCCGGTCGGCTCGATCAGTCAGGGCGATGTCGTCCACGCCGGCGAGAACGTCGGCGACCACCCCGTGAGCGAAGTGATGAGCGAGTCGTTCCCGACGGTCGCGCCGTCCGCGACCGTCGACGAGGTCCGGAACCTGCTGGACCACTACAAGGCCGTGATGGTGACCGATGGCGGCGAGACGGTCGGGATCATCACGGAGGCCGACATCGCGGCGCAGCTGTCGTGA
- a CDS encoding DUF555 domain-containing protein has product MSNYEVAMEAAWLVRDVEETDDAIGVAVSEAGKRLNETDKQYVEVEPGVTGCPACGEPFDAAFLAANTALVGLLLEIDVFNADSEEHAERIAKSEVGGALRDVPLEVIDVFETEGDDEDEEPAR; this is encoded by the coding sequence ATGAGCAACTACGAGGTCGCGATGGAAGCCGCCTGGTTGGTCCGAGACGTCGAGGAGACCGACGACGCCATCGGCGTCGCGGTTAGCGAAGCCGGAAAGCGACTCAACGAGACGGACAAGCAGTACGTCGAGGTCGAACCCGGCGTCACCGGCTGTCCGGCCTGCGGCGAGCCGTTCGACGCCGCGTTCCTCGCGGCGAACACGGCGCTCGTGGGGCTCCTCTTGGAGATCGACGTGTTCAACGCCGACAGCGAGGAGCACGCCGAGCGGATCGCGAAAAGCGAGGTCGGCGGCGCGCTCCGCGACGTCCCGCTCGAAGTCATCGACGTCTTCGAGACCGAGGGCGACGACGAGGACGAGGAGCCGGCGCGATAA